One window of Phaenicophaeus curvirostris isolate KB17595 unplaced genomic scaffold, BPBGC_Pcur_1.0 scaffold_543, whole genome shotgun sequence genomic DNA carries:
- the LOC138735174 gene encoding major royal jelly protein 5-like, translated as MEMEMMEVVEVVEMVEMVEMERMEMMVERMEMVEMVEMVEMVEMMERMEMERMEMERMERMEMVEMMEVVEMVEMEMMVEMVEMERMEMERMEMERMEMVERMEMVEMVEMVERMEMVERMEMERMEMVERMEMMEVEMMGWRRWDGMR; from the exons atggagatggagatgatggaggtggtggaggtggtggagatggtggagatggtggagatggagaggatggagatg atggtggagaggatggagatggtggagatggtggagatggtggagatggtggagatgatggagaggatggagatggagaggatggagatggagaggatggagaggatggagatggtggagatgatggaggtggtggagatggttgagatggagatgatggtggagatggtggagatggagaggatggagatggagaggatggagatggagaggatggagatggtggagaggatggagatggtggagatggtggagatggtggagaggatggagatggtggagaggatggagatggagaggatggagatggtggagaggatggagatgatggaggtggagatgatgggatggaggaggtgggatgggatgagatag